The Pangasianodon hypophthalmus isolate fPanHyp1 chromosome 5, fPanHyp1.pri, whole genome shotgun sequence genome includes a window with the following:
- the LOC128316993 gene encoding histone H2B-like: protein MPDPAKAAPKKGSKKAVTKTAGKGGKKRRKSRKESYAIYVYKVLKQVHPDTGISSKAMGIMNSFVNDIFERIAGESSRLAHYNKRSTITSREIQTAVRLLLPGELAKHAVSEGTKAVTKYTSSK, encoded by the coding sequence atgcCCGACCCAGCCAAGGCCGCTCCCAAGAAGGGATCCAAGAAAGCCGTGACCAAGACGGCCGGCAAAGGAGGCAAGAAGCGCAGAAAGTCCAGGAAGGAGAGCTACGCTATCTACGTGTACAAAGTCCTGAAGCAGGTGCACCCCGACACCGGCATTTCTTCTAAGGCGATGGGCATCATGAACTCGTTCGTGAACGACATCTTCGAGCGTATCGCCGGTGAGTCCTCTCGTCTGGCTCATTACAACAAGCGCTCCACCATCACCTCCAGGGAGATCCAGACCGCCGTGCGCCTGTTGCTTCCCGGCGAGCTGGCCAAGCACGCCGTGTCCGAGGGCACCAAGGCCGTCACCAAGTACACCAGCTCCAAGTAA